One genomic segment of Halalkalicoccus jeotgali B3 includes these proteins:
- a CDS encoding DUF1931 family protein, whose amino-acid sequence MADLIVQAAVKDALDDQNVASDFYDALDEEVEELLEGAAQRATDNDRKTVQPRDL is encoded by the coding sequence ATGGCAGACCTCATTGTTCAGGCGGCAGTCAAAGATGCGCTTGATGATCAGAACGTCGCGTCGGATTTCTACGACGCACTCGACGAAGAAGTCGAAGAACTACTCGAGGGGGCCGCCCAACGAGCCACAGACAACGATCGCAAGACCGTTCAGCCCCGCGACCTCTAA
- a CDS encoding SprT-like domain-containing protein: MEAPTSKTDQSEQITITLLWDAYEAYGWEQFSRVVCHELIHAWQYHKDGEDDHESSFKQWVEPLETDCHCQRYAEPKYWVICKACESRDPRYRRSEVMKQPEKYFCGQCGGETSIEEV; encoded by the coding sequence ATGGAGGCTCCCACGAGTAAGACAGACCAGAGTGAGCAGATCACGATCACTCTCTTGTGGGACGCCTACGAGGCGTACGGGTGGGAGCAGTTTTCTCGAGTTGTTTGCCACGAACTGATCCACGCCTGGCAGTATCATAAGGACGGTGAGGATGACCACGAGTCGAGTTTCAAACAATGGGTTGAACCACTGGAAACGGATTGTCATTGTCAGCGGTATGCCGAACCGAAGTACTGGGTGATCTGCAAAGCGTGTGAGAGTCGTGACCCCCGATATCGACGGTCGGAAGTCATGAAACAACCCGAGAAGTATTTCTGTGGGCAATGTGGTGGGGAGACCTCGATTGAAGAAGTGTAG
- a CDS encoding UbiD family decarboxylase, which yields MTVDSLRNYLQRLDEKNDLIEIEDRISWNLEASALTMLANEQDHGIPLFEDVDGMRLVGDPYRGSQRRPWDRIAQGIDLPRDISRQEFYRETISRLQNPRDPVTISSEDAPCKEITRVEDEVDLLEFPWPYIHAGDGGRYSNLHTLVVSDPDSDWIDWSYHRAMMHDNETASVLLLAGEQTPNLFYYKYEREDKPMPVAIAVGTEPAVQYTSVMWIPTGRSEAAFAGGLKESPIELVPCETNDLLVPATAELIIEGEIIPNIRLDEGPFGDYFGYMHGPRRSMPTLRVTGITHRKQPIIPFCVEGTGVGYTENSTSSMEVGCVGPDATLGLQAGGFEIDQCVPWSSTPRGAYVVSTGNTDPGYLHELANFIFTTWGMLHVDFFVFVDADIDPFDQREVLEALVLHADPDSDFHQFGVETMPKVPLNIYQTPSEKGNVQTGTSKAKTAKAYIDATRGNEDLDTSTVDNDLQNWARSILEDAGAKPDMLPFTDSAQRGGSR from the coding sequence ATGACGGTTGATAGCTTGCGCAACTATCTACAGAGACTTGACGAGAAAAACGACCTTATTGAGATTGAGGATCGGATATCATGGAACCTGGAGGCTAGTGCGTTGACAATGCTGGCGAACGAACAAGACCATGGAATACCCTTGTTCGAAGACGTCGACGGTATGCGATTGGTCGGAGATCCCTATCGTGGCAGTCAGCGACGGCCCTGGGATCGTATCGCGCAGGGTATCGATCTACCGCGGGACATTTCTCGCCAAGAATTTTATAGGGAGACAATTTCACGACTCCAGAATCCGCGCGATCCTGTGACGATTTCCTCGGAAGACGCCCCATGTAAGGAGATTACTCGCGTTGAGGACGAGGTCGACCTCCTTGAGTTTCCCTGGCCCTATATTCACGCTGGAGATGGTGGTCGCTATTCGAATCTCCATACACTGGTCGTTTCCGATCCGGATTCGGATTGGATCGACTGGTCATATCATCGGGCGATGATGCACGACAACGAGACAGCAAGCGTGTTGTTGTTAGCCGGCGAGCAGACACCAAATCTCTTCTACTACAAGTATGAACGTGAGGACAAACCGATGCCGGTCGCTATTGCCGTCGGTACCGAACCTGCCGTCCAGTATACCTCAGTAATGTGGATCCCTACCGGGCGGAGCGAGGCGGCCTTCGCTGGTGGCCTGAAGGAGTCGCCAATCGAATTAGTTCCGTGTGAAACAAACGACCTTCTAGTTCCGGCGACGGCTGAATTAATCATCGAGGGTGAGATTATCCCAAATATCCGCCTTGACGAGGGCCCGTTTGGGGATTATTTCGGCTATATGCACGGTCCACGGCGGTCAATGCCGACTCTACGGGTCACCGGAATCACTCATCGGAAACAGCCGATCATTCCATTCTGTGTCGAGGGGACAGGTGTCGGCTACACTGAGAACTCGACGAGTTCGATGGAAGTCGGCTGCGTCGGACCGGACGCGACTTTGGGCTTACAAGCCGGCGGGTTCGAGATTGATCAATGCGTTCCCTGGTCATCAACCCCGCGGGGTGCATACGTGGTCTCAACTGGAAACACGGATCCAGGATACCTCCACGAACTCGCGAACTTCATCTTCACTACATGGGGCATGTTGCACGTTGACTTCTTCGTGTTTGTCGACGCCGACATCGATCCGTTCGATCAGCGCGAGGTTCTCGAAGCACTCGTTTTACACGCAGATCCTGACAGCGACTTCCATCAGTTTGGCGTTGAGACGATGCCAAAGGTCCCATTGAACATCTACCAGACACCCAGCGAAAAGGGGAATGTCCAGACGGGAACCTCGAAAGCAAAGACAGCCAAAGCGTACATCGACGCAACGAGAGGTAATGAGGACCTCGATACCAGTACAGTAGACAATGATCTGCAAAATTGGGCACGGTCCATACTTGAAGATGCAGGAGCAAAACCTGATATGCTACCGTTTACCGACTCAGCACAAAGAGGGGGATCTCGATGA
- a CDS encoding UbiD family decarboxylase has product MITFRDHLRILDANEDLLTVAEHVHWDEETAAVAVEALKHDCKGLQFTSTSGEVDLASGIYAGHAQISSRTHQPWRRLKKALDREGDDYVQLLEAVSRRNTRAPDDIILEEPAATIKSSSNPASLGLPTVEPNGRQQITLGLIAVEHEGMTSWAPVRGAIHRRSQLRLSVPQPFIEWCGDNRQASISLGIAAAPLVTALQGWTLDRTTSAVPKLAAALGETAVVDIDGRTVPADAEVRLDGSIIDVNDGVSGPIAVWERGCETVGVTVEVDAIATREDPVVPFIPLGAPLTDDLHLTALVEAAELYRRINGYWGVSPVSWIRLPVEGRLGLCLVSSEILYSGFEWQLANVLFSFSDFFDKVLILDEHTEPDDLARALDDMWVKAHPSNDWIFSDPNAPAASIPRYRRDGQTGSRLYINATWDPQWDEEYIAPRVTFENSYPEDVRELSLEKWDNLDLKEKSND; this is encoded by the coding sequence ATGATAACCTTCCGAGACCATCTTCGAATTCTCGACGCTAACGAGGACCTGTTGACGGTAGCTGAACACGTCCACTGGGACGAGGAAACAGCAGCCGTCGCGGTAGAGGCGCTCAAACACGACTGTAAAGGGCTTCAATTCACATCGACGTCCGGCGAAGTCGACTTAGCCAGCGGCATATACGCAGGGCACGCTCAGATTTCCAGTCGCACCCATCAACCATGGCGCCGGCTCAAGAAAGCGCTTGACCGCGAAGGGGACGATTACGTACAGCTTCTTGAGGCAGTCTCTCGACGAAACACACGCGCACCCGATGATATCATCCTTGAGGAGCCGGCTGCAACGATCAAGTCCTCAAGTAATCCGGCTTCGTTAGGACTTCCGACCGTTGAGCCGAATGGTCGACAACAGATCACGCTTGGTTTGATCGCCGTTGAGCACGAAGGGATGACATCGTGGGCACCGGTTCGTGGAGCAATTCACCGCCGATCCCAACTACGACTCTCAGTTCCTCAACCGTTCATCGAGTGGTGTGGCGATAACCGCCAAGCAAGTATTTCTCTCGGCATCGCTGCAGCGCCGCTGGTCACTGCATTGCAGGGGTGGACATTAGATCGAACTACGTCGGCTGTTCCGAAACTAGCGGCTGCCTTAGGTGAGACGGCCGTCGTGGATATCGATGGACGAACAGTTCCTGCAGATGCAGAAGTACGTCTCGACGGTTCGATCATCGACGTCAACGATGGAGTCTCTGGGCCAATTGCGGTCTGGGAGCGGGGATGCGAGACGGTGGGCGTGACTGTTGAGGTTGATGCCATTGCAACACGTGAGGATCCCGTCGTCCCCTTCATTCCCCTCGGAGCACCGCTAACCGACGATCTACACCTGACCGCACTTGTCGAGGCTGCGGAGCTTTACCGACGTATCAACGGTTACTGGGGTGTTTCGCCGGTATCATGGATTCGGCTACCCGTCGAGGGGCGGCTTGGGCTCTGTCTCGTCTCCAGCGAGATCCTCTACTCGGGATTCGAGTGGCAGTTGGCCAACGTCTTGTTTTCGTTCTCGGACTTCTTCGACAAGGTTCTGATACTGGACGAGCACACTGAACCCGACGACCTCGCACGGGCGCTTGATGATATGTGGGTGAAAGCCCATCCGAGCAATGACTGGATCTTCAGCGATCCCAATGCACCTGCCGCCAGCATCCCGCGATACCGTCGGGATGGTCAAACAGGATCACGCCTCTACATCAACGCGACTTGGGACCCCCAATGGGACGAGGAGTACATTGCCCCCCGAGTGACGTTCGAAAATTCCTATCCAGAGGACGTTCGAGAGCTATCCCTCGAGAAGTGGGACAATCTCGATTTGAAAGAGAAATCCAATGACTAA
- a CDS encoding MBL fold metallo-hydrolase, with product MTKLIRIPVDTGTAEGVNSAYHFPDRGVIVDPGPPTETAWTALTEAIEPTLSSVEHVVVTHWHSDHAGLACRVAEAADATLHMHSSDAPLVGEYAAARQRRLDRDIATLRRWGVPKLRREALLDSDSPSPIPERYPITTHEDGETIAGLEFVHTPGHTLGHSSFAIDDTLLLGDLLLPTYTPNVGGSDTRTNDPLAAYLTSIDRVNARFDEGEPGHGTTMNVTRAVDEVRTHHCERARAAFHALSTVDDSTPWNVARDLFGEMRGIHAKFGAGEAAAHLDRLAALDVVERTNRESICYRPCVENYPSDLNLTP from the coding sequence ATGACTAAACTGATCCGAATTCCGGTCGATACGGGAACGGCTGAAGGAGTCAATAGCGCATATCACTTCCCTGATCGGGGCGTTATTGTCGATCCAGGGCCGCCGACTGAGACAGCCTGGACCGCACTAACTGAGGCGATCGAACCTACCCTCTCGTCCGTCGAGCACGTGGTCGTAACACACTGGCACTCGGATCACGCCGGTCTCGCCTGCCGAGTAGCCGAAGCGGCAGATGCAACGCTCCATATGCATTCCTCAGACGCACCTCTTGTCGGCGAGTACGCAGCCGCACGCCAGCGTCGCCTTGATCGGGACATCGCCACCCTTCGACGGTGGGGCGTTCCTAAGCTGCGACGAGAAGCCCTGCTTGATTCGGACTCCCCATCACCGATACCCGAGAGGTATCCAATAACAACCCACGAGGACGGTGAGACGATCGCCGGTCTAGAATTCGTCCATACACCCGGCCACACACTGGGACATAGCTCATTCGCCATTGACGACACGCTGTTGCTCGGCGATCTCCTCCTCCCGACGTACACGCCGAACGTCGGTGGTAGCGATACGCGCACCAACGATCCATTAGCGGCGTATCTCACTTCGATCGATCGAGTAAACGCCCGATTCGATGAGGGCGAACCAGGCCATGGGACGACGATGAACGTAACGAGGGCCGTCGACGAGGTCCGAACGCACCACTGTGAACGCGCCCGAGCGGCCTTTCACGCGCTGTCGACAGTCGATGATTCCACGCCGTGGAACGTCGCTCGTGACCTCTTCGGCGAAATGCGCGGTATCCACGCGAAGTTTGGCGCTGGCGAGGCCGCCGCGCACCTTGACCGGCTGGCTGCACTGGACGTCGTCGAGCGGACGAACAGAGAGTCGATTTGCTACCGACCGTGCGTCGAGAATTACCCGTCCGATTTGAACTTGACACCGTAG
- a CDS encoding zinc ribbon domain-containing protein has translation MRGIDAGGIYIPQFRLSTEETAAAWGHADAGGINRKAVPAADEDALTMAVTAAERALGNASADRSAIALIAVATTTPPMAEGDFVSRFVRMLALPEDVAGSISTQHTAAGGEALARALDTDGPALVVAADCPEGDPANTDHAFGAGAAAFIIDDDATVPIRDVAWHNDETPGVRFRPRDEREVNSLGITTYERTAVREAVTEAVTALAVDASEATAAALHQRDGKFPYRVAGDLAFSNEAVTAGTVVDRIGDAGTASVPIGLLAALAEASERETTVGGFFGGGSAVAVSLEGGLPVAGIDELDRGESIDYTTYLRKRGYVVESEVAGGGANVSLPNWQGSLDQRYRLIAGECPDCGGITFPPRGACQECHSRVEFKRIEASRTGTIRALTVIGQGGAPPEFAELQQQEGAYTVAIVALEAGSGEATLPAQLTDIDSKTVAVGDTVRATIRRIYTQEGVPRYGVKFKSDG, from the coding sequence ATGAGAGGGATCGACGCCGGCGGGATCTATATCCCCCAGTTCCGGCTTTCGACCGAGGAGACGGCCGCGGCGTGGGGCCACGCCGATGCAGGCGGGATCAATCGGAAGGCGGTCCCCGCAGCTGACGAGGACGCGCTAACGATGGCCGTCACAGCGGCCGAGCGCGCCCTCGGGAACGCGTCCGCCGACCGCTCGGCGATCGCCCTCATTGCCGTCGCGACAACGACCCCGCCGATGGCCGAGGGCGATTTCGTTTCGCGGTTCGTCCGGATGCTCGCGCTACCCGAGGACGTCGCCGGCTCGATTTCGACCCAACACACCGCCGCTGGCGGAGAAGCGCTCGCGCGTGCACTCGACACCGACGGCCCGGCACTCGTCGTCGCGGCCGACTGTCCTGAGGGCGACCCCGCCAATACTGACCACGCCTTCGGGGCCGGTGCGGCGGCATTCATAATCGACGACGATGCGACGGTCCCGATCCGGGACGTCGCCTGGCATAACGACGAAACACCTGGCGTGCGTTTCCGGCCACGGGACGAACGCGAGGTCAACTCACTGGGGATCACAACCTACGAGCGGACGGCTGTTCGTGAGGCCGTGACGGAGGCGGTGACGGCTCTGGCGGTCGACGCGAGCGAGGCGACCGCTGCGGCGCTCCACCAGCGCGACGGGAAGTTCCCGTATCGGGTCGCAGGCGACCTAGCCTTCTCGAACGAAGCTGTGACGGCCGGGACCGTCGTGGATCGAATCGGCGACGCCGGAACGGCGTCGGTCCCAATTGGCCTGCTCGCCGCGCTCGCCGAGGCCAGTGAGAGAGAGACGACAGTTGGCGGCTTCTTCGGCGGCGGCAGCGCAGTTGCGGTCAGCCTTGAGGGCGGTCTCCCGGTCGCGGGGATCGACGAGCTCGACAGGGGGGAGTCGATCGATTATACGACGTACCTCCGCAAGCGTGGCTACGTTGTTGAGAGCGAGGTCGCAGGCGGCGGCGCGAATGTGAGCCTCCCGAACTGGCAAGGATCGCTCGACCAGCGCTACCGCCTAATCGCAGGTGAGTGTCCCGATTGTGGCGGAATCACGTTCCCGCCGCGGGGGGCCTGTCAGGAGTGTCACTCGCGAGTCGAGTTCAAGCGGATCGAAGCATCTCGAACAGGGACGATCCGAGCCTTAACGGTCATCGGCCAGGGCGGTGCCCCGCCGGAGTTCGCCGAATTACAGCAGCAGGAAGGTGCCTACACGGTCGCCATCGTCGCTCTCGAAGCCGGTAGTGGGGAGGCGACGCTGCCCGCACAATTAACGGATATCGATTCTAAAACGGTCGCGGTCGGTGACACCGTCCGAGCGACGATCCGGCGGATCTACACGCAAGAAGGGGTACCGCGCTACGGTGTCAAGTTCAAATCGGACGGGTAA
- a CDS encoding thiolase C-terminal domain-containing protein, with amino-acid sequence MRDAYVIGAGQSSFGSFPEETYLSLFESAFETALDSVSGDLSTEAIDEAYLGTLGVGGRQIGLSGPAVTEHIGLHGVPTTRVENACAASGYAFRQAVTAVRSGMVDVALAGGYEVMTDTSADQTKWWLGVSGETEWERISGTTFAGVYAQMASAHLEKYDTTVEDLSRVAVKNHANGAKNPKAHLGFECSLEDAVSAPSVADPLNLYHCCPTTDGASAVLVASEEVAREHGDELIRVAGAGAASGRVGLFQRGTLTSIPASVQAGEAAYEEAGIGPEDLDFAEVHDCFAIAELLAYEDLGFCEHGEAGRLLREGVTDPDGELPTNTSGGLKSKGHPIGATGTGQIVEAFEQFRDKAHVQIEEPRYGLAHNVGGSGGGVTVHVFEREEAA; translated from the coding sequence ATGCGAGATGCATACGTGATCGGAGCCGGACAGTCCTCGTTCGGCTCCTTTCCCGAGGAGACCTACCTCTCACTGTTCGAGAGCGCCTTCGAGACGGCTCTCGACAGCGTCAGCGGAGACCTCTCGACAGAGGCGATCGACGAGGCGTATCTGGGGACGCTCGGCGTTGGGGGCCGGCAGATCGGCCTCTCGGGGCCGGCAGTAACCGAACACATCGGCTTGCACGGAGTCCCGACCACGCGGGTGGAAAACGCCTGTGCGGCCAGCGGCTACGCCTTCCGTCAGGCCGTTACCGCCGTGCGATCAGGCATGGTCGACGTGGCACTGGCCGGCGGCTACGAGGTGATGACGGACACGAGCGCCGACCAGACCAAGTGGTGGCTCGGCGTCAGCGGCGAGACCGAGTGGGAGCGCATCAGTGGAACCACCTTTGCCGGCGTTTATGCCCAAATGGCAAGTGCCCATCTCGAGAAGTACGACACGACCGTCGAGGACCTCTCTCGAGTTGCGGTAAAGAACCACGCCAACGGTGCGAAGAACCCCAAGGCTCACCTCGGTTTCGAGTGCTCACTTGAGGACGCCGTCTCGGCACCCTCCGTCGCCGACCCGCTCAACCTCTATCACTGCTGTCCGACCACGGACGGCGCGAGCGCGGTACTTGTCGCAAGCGAGGAGGTCGCCCGCGAGCACGGCGATGAATTGATCCGCGTCGCAGGCGCGGGTGCGGCGAGCGGGCGGGTGGGCCTCTTCCAGCGGGGCACGTTGACGAGCATCCCCGCAAGCGTTCAGGCCGGCGAGGCCGCCTACGAGGAGGCCGGAATCGGCCCCGAAGATCTCGATTTCGCGGAGGTCCACGACTGCTTCGCCATCGCCGAACTGCTGGCCTATGAGGATCTAGGCTTTTGCGAGCACGGCGAGGCCGGACGCCTCCTCAGGGAGGGCGTCACTGACCCCGACGGCGAGTTGCCAACCAACACCTCCGGCGGACTCAAATCCAAAGGCCACCCGATCGGTGCTACCGGAACGGGACAGATCGTCGAGGCGTTCGAGCAGTTCCGCGACAAGGCCCACGTCCAGATCGAGGAGCCGCGCTATGGACTGGCGCACAACGTCGGCGGTTCGGGCGGCGGGGTGACCGTCCACGTTTTCGAGCGGGAGGAAGCAGCATGA
- a CDS encoding acyl-CoA dehydrogenase family protein — protein sequence MSLIESALSEKHRDIRDRATAFATDIVEPEAERIERVDEFPREVINEAGEYGLLGIMVPEEYGGEGSDFLSYCLAVEQIAEVSGAVAETIQGHTFAMLPILNFGTDEQRKEYLEPMVQGERVGAMLLTEPGAGSSPTELETVAEADGEDYSISGEKSFGTNAGVADVHLVVARKRPAPEEGHGVSVFLVPSVDDGEGFAFERKEFMGMRGHITGDSTFDDVRVDESALLGEVGEGFRIAMGTIDMARTGLGAIGTGIARGAFGEAIDYAGARDQGGQAVGQYQAVQVLVADMDARLDGARHLVYDSAKAIADGEPSTRKSSKAKYVASEAAEFVTRNAIQVHGGKGYRKDLPLERFYRDAKILSIIGGTNEIQKTTVAGEALNL from the coding sequence ATGAGCCTCATCGAGAGCGCACTCTCCGAAAAGCACCGTGACATTCGAGATCGAGCGACGGCGTTCGCTACCGACATCGTCGAACCGGAGGCTGAACGTATCGAACGGGTAGACGAGTTCCCCCGCGAGGTGATCAATGAAGCGGGCGAGTATGGTCTGCTTGGGATCATGGTCCCTGAAGAGTATGGCGGTGAGGGGTCTGATTTTCTCTCCTACTGTTTAGCAGTCGAGCAGATCGCCGAGGTCAGCGGCGCGGTGGCCGAGACGATCCAAGGCCATACATTCGCGATGCTTCCGATCCTCAACTTCGGCACCGACGAACAGAGAAAGGAATACCTCGAACCGATGGTGCAGGGTGAGCGCGTCGGCGCGATGCTACTGACCGAACCCGGCGCGGGTAGTTCCCCGACGGAACTCGAGACGGTCGCCGAGGCCGATGGAGAGGACTACTCGATCAGCGGCGAGAAGTCCTTCGGGACGAACGCCGGCGTCGCGGATGTCCACCTCGTTGTCGCTCGCAAGCGACCGGCTCCCGAGGAGGGTCATGGCGTGAGTGTCTTCCTCGTCCCCAGCGTCGACGACGGTGAGGGGTTTGCATTCGAGCGAAAGGAGTTCATGGGAATGCGCGGGCACATTACTGGGGACTCGACGTTCGATGATGTCCGGGTTGACGAATCGGCGTTACTCGGCGAGGTCGGCGAGGGCTTTCGAATCGCGATGGGGACTATCGATATGGCCCGCACGGGATTAGGCGCGATCGGGACCGGAATCGCCCGCGGCGCGTTCGGCGAAGCCATCGACTATGCGGGCGCGCGCGATCAGGGTGGGCAGGCGGTCGGCCAGTACCAAGCAGTGCAGGTGCTCGTCGCTGACATGGACGCCCGACTGGACGGGGCGCGACACCTCGTCTACGATTCGGCGAAGGCGATTGCCGACGGGGAGCCAAGCACGCGGAAGTCGAGCAAGGCGAAGTACGTCGCGAGCGAGGCCGCGGAATTCGTCACCCGCAACGCAATCCAGGTCCACGGTGGAAAGGGGTACAGAAAAGATCTGCCGCTCGAACGCTTTTACCGGGACGCGAAAATTCTGAGTATTATCGGCGGAACAAACGAAATACAGAAGACGACAGTCGCTGGTGAAGCGCTAAACCTCTAG
- a CDS encoding enoyl-CoA hydratase/isomerase family protein, with protein MKAFSELDLEFFQTDLEDHIGTIRIDRPPANAHNIDVLLELQRVVETVRFDEDVRVALFGSANEKFFSTGFDIQELQDKSGKQVGYASQTSKEIIMKMRTTDTIFIAMVNGHCMGGGLELALACDFRYAGNDDNYNVGMPEIHLGLIAGEAGTQLLPRYIDRSTALKMMITGETITPEEALDRGIFDELHPPEEIEDAAREFAQQIAQKSHMAVGHNKLAVNEGLEMPLWDALSHERELQNRLLGSDVEKEGVNAFLGDHDPDFLGVELGEKEPGEPSD; from the coding sequence ATGAAAGCGTTTAGCGAGCTGGATCTGGAGTTCTTCCAGACCGACCTGGAGGACCACATCGGCACCATCCGCATTGATCGGCCGCCGGCTAACGCCCACAACATCGACGTGCTCCTCGAACTGCAGCGGGTCGTTGAGACAGTTCGGTTCGACGAGGACGTTCGAGTCGCACTCTTTGGAAGCGCCAACGAGAAGTTTTTCTCAACGGGCTTCGACATCCAGGAGCTTCAAGACAAATCTGGTAAACAGGTCGGCTACGCGAGCCAGACGAGCAAAGAGATCATCATGAAGATGCGGACGACCGATACCATCTTCATCGCTATGGTAAACGGTCACTGCATGGGTGGGGGGCTGGAACTCGCGCTCGCCTGTGACTTCCGATATGCCGGCAATGACGACAACTACAACGTCGGCATGCCGGAGATTCACCTGGGCCTCATCGCGGGCGAGGCAGGGACTCAGCTGCTTCCCCGATACATTGACCGCTCAACCGCACTCAAGATGATGATCACCGGCGAGACGATCACGCCCGAAGAGGCTCTCGATCGGGGCATCTTCGACGAACTCCACCCGCCCGAGGAGATTGAGGATGCTGCCCGCGAGTTCGCTCAACAGATCGCTCAGAAATCGCACATGGCCGTCGGCCACAATAAGCTGGCTGTCAATGAGGGCCTTGAGATGCCCCTATGGGACGCGCTGTCCCATGAGCGCGAACTCCAGAACCGCCTGCTCGGCTCCGATGTTGAGAAAGAAGGTGTCAACGCGTTCCTCGGCGATCACGACCCCGACTTCCTCGGCGTCGAACTCGGCGAGAAAGAACCGGGCGAGCCGAGCGACTAG
- a CDS encoding PaaD-like zinc ribbon domain-containing protein, with amino-acid sequence MDDSASDPEVVCPFCGSSETDQESAFGSEISKTQYYCNGCNTVFERIKFDGKQPDTR; translated from the coding sequence GTGGACGACTCAGCATCGGATCCGGAGGTCGTCTGCCCGTTCTGCGGCTCAAGCGAGACCGACCAAGAATCGGCGTTCGGCAGCGAGATCTCGAAGACCCAGTACTACTGCAACGGCTGTAATACTGTCTTCGAGCGAATCAAATTCGACGGCAAGCAGCCCGATACCCGGTAG
- a CDS encoding Phenylacetic acid catabolic protein — translation MSDWPEPAADYVQAIADTKLILGHRNAQWSLAGPSLEDDIGGASAAQEEIGHFRQFVNELQSQGREKEWLNGQRDPEEFNNAACLDRIEGDWPAYVASIAPADRASWYMIDAIDREDMTGLITKMGEDEYFHLEYHDARLEALAEEDPETIQATLETTLPQALAFIGPAEYDDEADPLTQAEFTDRSVAEIRDAFADHYRDLFAGTAVSLDNVDWDAPAREEWDEVRRRVGGGSISETDARQLRGTKNELFAMD, via the coding sequence ATGAGTGACTGGCCTGAGCCAGCAGCCGATTACGTCCAGGCGATCGCTGATACGAAACTGATCCTCGGGCATCGCAATGCCCAGTGGAGTCTCGCGGGACCATCCCTCGAGGACGACATCGGTGGGGCTAGCGCCGCTCAAGAAGAGATCGGACACTTCCGGCAGTTCGTCAACGAACTCCAATCACAGGGCCGCGAGAAGGAGTGGCTGAACGGCCAACGCGACCCGGAGGAGTTCAACAATGCCGCCTGTCTGGATCGGATCGAGGGCGACTGGCCGGCGTATGTTGCCTCGATCGCTCCCGCGGACCGAGCGTCGTGGTACATGATCGACGCCATCGACCGTGAGGACATGACGGGCCTAATTACGAAGATGGGTGAAGACGAGTACTTCCACTTGGAGTACCACGACGCCCGCCTCGAGGCGCTGGCTGAAGAAGATCCGGAGACGATCCAGGCGACGTTGGAGACGACACTACCTCAGGCGTTGGCGTTCATTGGGCCCGCGGAGTACGACGACGAGGCGGACCCCCTAACCCAAGCTGAGTTCACCGACCGCTCGGTCGCCGAAATTCGCGACGCATTCGCGGATCACTACCGCGACCTGTTCGCCGGGACTGCCGTTTCTCTCGACAATGTCGACTGGGATGCGCCGGCCCGTGAGGAGTGGGACGAAGTTAGACGGCGCGTCGGAGGCGGATCGATCAGCGAGACCGATGCCAGACAACTTCGGGGTACTAAGAACGAGCTGTTCGCCATGGACTGA
- a CDS encoding metal-sulfur cluster assembly factor gives MSSAHQRTDSSSGPAHASEFVERRRADASAFEEYLWDVVDEIPDPHIPVSLVEMAMIYDIEAEDGTVFVEMTYPCMGCPAYDMIQNDIESCLTVLEGVDTVDVEVVWDPVWSKEMLTPAVREKMREAGISL, from the coding sequence ATGTCGAGCGCACACCAGCGAACCGACAGCTCGTCCGGCCCCGCACACGCAAGCGAGTTCGTCGAACGACGCCGAGCGGACGCGAGCGCCTTTGAGGAGTACCTCTGGGACGTCGTCGACGAGATTCCCGATCCACACATCCCTGTCAGCCTGGTCGAAATGGCGATGATCTACGATATCGAGGCCGAAGACGGGACGGTTTTCGTCGAGATGACCTACCCGTGTATGGGCTGTCCGGCCTACGATATGATACAGAACGATATCGAGAGCTGTCTCACGGTGCTCGAAGGTGTCGACACCGTAGACGTCGAAGTCGTCTGGGACCCGGTTTGGTCCAAGGAGATGCTGACCCCAGCAGTCAGAGAGAAGATGCGCGAAGCGGGAATTAGCCTCTAA